In one Lolium rigidum isolate FL_2022 chromosome 3, APGP_CSIRO_Lrig_0.1, whole genome shotgun sequence genomic region, the following are encoded:
- the LOC124698429 gene encoding arabinogalactan protein 1-like: MARFAVVAAIIALLAVSAAAQGPMPAPRMAPLPAPPARSPATAPAPVATPPTAASPSPMASPPAPPMETPTEAPSAVTPSAMTPSAVSATPAGAPSDTPASSAVYTSTVSFVAVAGAVAAAIVF, translated from the coding sequence ATGGCTCGCTTCGCCGTGGTCGCCGCGATCATCGCGCTCCTCGCCGTCTCTGCCGCCGCGCAGGGCCCCATGCCGGCGCCCAGGATGGCCCCGCTGCCCGCGCCGCCGGCGAGGTCCCCGGCCACCGCCCCTGCACCGGTCGCCACTCCACCTACCGCCGCATCGCCGTCCCCGATGGCATCTCCCCCGGCCCCGCCCATGGAGACCCCGACCGAAGCTCCctccgcggtgaccccatccgcaATGACCCCCTCCGCTGTCTCCGCCACACCGGCCGGCGCCCCCAGCGACACCCCCGCGAGCTCCGCCGTCTACACGTCCACCGTCAgcttcgtcgccgtcgccggcgcggtcgccgccgccatcgtgttcTAG